A part of Myxococcus landrumus genomic DNA contains:
- a CDS encoding epoxide hydrolase family protein yields the protein MSADTLEPFVIDIPQATLDDLHRRLARTRAPESLDDMGWDLGMEPEALRTLLKHWRDFDWRAAEARLNAVPAFRTDIEGQGVHFVHVRGEGPHRLPLILTHGWPSCFTELLPLVPLLTREVDGLSFDVVIPSLPGHGFSAAPRAPGMNITRIADLWVQLMERLGYPRFLAHGGDMGAGVVERLRANHASRVLGVHMVNVFNGYPRTEDLSPEEEAFLARAAAWRAREGAYALLHATKPRTLAVGLQDSPAGLAAWMGEKFRSWSDGGGRLDGAISLDELCTVLTLYWVTQSIGSSIRLYHEAFSDVGAMSPPPRQGAPLGVLICPRDILPAPRAWGERWFELQHWTELPRGGHFPGFEVPHLLAEDLRAFARRVRRTKNGTLGKRGACKELTNFRELTRLD from the coding sequence ATGTCCGCAGACACCCTCGAGCCCTTCGTCATCGACATCCCCCAGGCCACGCTGGACGACCTCCACCGGCGCCTGGCGCGGACTCGCGCCCCCGAGTCGCTCGATGACATGGGCTGGGACCTGGGCATGGAGCCCGAGGCCCTGCGCACGTTGTTGAAGCACTGGCGGGACTTCGACTGGCGCGCGGCCGAGGCCCGCCTCAACGCGGTGCCCGCCTTCCGCACGGACATCGAAGGACAGGGTGTGCACTTCGTCCACGTCCGTGGCGAGGGCCCCCACCGGCTTCCGCTCATCCTCACCCACGGCTGGCCGAGCTGCTTCACCGAGCTGCTGCCCCTGGTCCCCCTGCTGACTCGCGAGGTCGATGGGCTGTCCTTCGACGTCGTCATTCCCTCACTGCCGGGACATGGCTTCTCCGCCGCGCCCCGGGCGCCGGGAATGAACATCACCCGCATCGCGGACCTCTGGGTGCAGCTGATGGAGCGGCTGGGCTACCCCCGGTTCCTCGCGCATGGCGGGGACATGGGAGCGGGTGTCGTCGAGCGCCTGCGCGCCAACCACGCCAGCCGGGTGCTCGGCGTCCATATGGTCAACGTGTTCAACGGGTATCCGCGCACGGAGGACCTGTCCCCCGAGGAGGAGGCGTTCCTCGCCCGGGCCGCGGCCTGGCGGGCGCGAGAGGGGGCGTATGCCCTGCTTCATGCCACCAAGCCGCGGACATTGGCGGTGGGTCTCCAGGATTCACCCGCGGGGCTCGCGGCCTGGATGGGAGAGAAGTTCCGGAGCTGGAGCGACGGCGGAGGTCGGCTCGATGGCGCCATCTCCCTGGATGAGCTGTGCACCGTGCTTACCCTCTACTGGGTGACACAATCCATTGGGTCATCAATACGGCTCTATCACGAGGCGTTCTCCGACGTTGGCGCCATGTCCCCGCCCCCGAGACAGGGCGCCCCGCTGGGTGTCCTCATCTGCCCGCGCGACATCCTCCCCGCGCCGCGCGCGTGGGGCGAGCGCTGGTTCGAGCTTCAGCACTGGACGGAGCTGCCTCGGGGCGGGCACTTCCCCGGCTTCGAGGTCCCCCACCTCCTCGCGGAGGACCTTCGTGCCTTCGCGCGACGCGTTCGTCGAACAAAGAATGGAACCTTGGGGAAACGAGGAGCGTGCAAGGAGCTCACGAATTTCCGTGAGCTGACTCGACTCGATTGA
- a CDS encoding RCC1 domain-containing protein: MQKHRGHTRIVSKAVGLLFMLLAVSGCQVGSSSAPDELATARAAETASRLGLVAAGRHHTLAVRSDGTVWAWGDNAYGQLGNGSLQDQRVPVRAWGLWNISAVGAGDLHSLALKSDGSVWTWGGNNFGQLGDGTTVGRQVPVQVPVLGEVVRVAAGFSHSLALKSDGTVWAWGSNGAGRLGDGTTTQRLTPVQVQGLPTIKAIAAGNAHSLALDATGRVWAWGSNSNGQLGDSTPGYRMLPALVPGLANATGLSAGSNHSLVRQADGTAWVWGANTYGQLGDGTTTSRSAPQQVSGLGGVEGVLGAELHSLVLKSDGTVWTWGSNLRGQLGDGTQEQRLLPVQVMGLSGVVAVAAGSGQHSVAVMANGDVWTWGHNVEGQLGEGSSAYSAVPKRSHALVERSSVASGRYHSLALKPDGTVWAWGDNAKGQMGDGTTAQRLLPVQVPGLTNVVAVAAGHHSSLALKADGTVWAWGDNAQGQLGNGSTSDRSSPTQVSGLASVVSIAAGSGHALAVKADGTLWAWGDNVTGQVGDGSTIDRATPTQVPGITGVVSVAAGMYHSLVVKTDGTVWAWGSNYEGQLGGGTATIRPVPSQTPNLTGVATVAAGLYHSLAMKTDGTVWAWGYNLYGQLGDGTTTTQVAPTQVPGFSGGVSLGAGLFHSLAIKTDGSVWTWGYNFWGQLGDGTTDSQTSPTQVIGFAGVSALAAGETHSVAVRADGTTWAWGTNDRGQLGDGSARWHYAPTLSRLVGARGLAAGDQFTAARKSDGTVWTWGDNAYGQLGDGTTLATRSPAQVPGLTGVEGLAAGQAHVVVVKMDGTVWTWGNNNKGQLGDGTTTRRLVPTQVPGLTGVVSVAAGYAHSLALKADGTVWAWGENIYGQLGDGTTVQRVVPTQAQGLTGILSMASGTYHGLARKADGTLWAWGYNAHGQLGIGTTTTRPAPTLVPNLSGVVSLAATHQHSLALKPDGTVWAWGYNSYGQLGDGTTTTRHVPTQVPGLSSVKAVGAGFEYSLAVKADGTVWSWGINDRGQLGSGTATPRSTPTQVAGLTSVTVLLAARAHALVVSADGTMRGFGDNETGQLGTGDALRRLAPNQVW; encoded by the coding sequence ATGCAGAAACATCGTGGGCACACGCGTATCGTGTCGAAGGCTGTCGGGTTGTTGTTCATGTTGCTGGCGGTTTCGGGCTGCCAGGTTGGGAGTTCATCAGCACCTGATGAGCTGGCCACGGCGCGAGCCGCCGAGACAGCCAGCCGGCTGGGCCTCGTGGCCGCGGGCCGACACCACACCCTCGCGGTGCGTTCGGATGGGACTGTCTGGGCTTGGGGCGACAACGCCTATGGCCAGCTCGGCAATGGCAGTCTCCAGGACCAACGCGTTCCCGTCCGGGCCTGGGGCTTGTGGAACATCAGCGCCGTGGGCGCCGGTGACCTGCACTCGCTCGCGCTGAAATCGGACGGCTCGGTGTGGACGTGGGGTGGCAACAACTTCGGCCAATTGGGCGACGGGACGACCGTCGGCCGCCAGGTTCCCGTGCAGGTGCCGGTGCTCGGTGAGGTGGTGCGCGTCGCAGCGGGCTTCTCCCACTCGCTGGCGTTGAAGTCGGACGGCACCGTCTGGGCCTGGGGCAGCAATGGCGCGGGCCGGCTGGGCGATGGCACCACGACGCAGCGGCTGACGCCGGTGCAGGTGCAGGGACTGCCCACCATCAAGGCGATTGCCGCGGGCAACGCTCACTCCCTCGCGCTCGACGCCACGGGCAGGGTGTGGGCGTGGGGCAGCAACTCCAATGGCCAGCTCGGTGACTCCACCCCCGGATACCGGATGCTGCCCGCACTGGTCCCAGGGCTCGCGAACGCGACGGGGCTGTCCGCCGGAAGCAATCACTCCCTGGTCCGACAAGCGGACGGCACCGCCTGGGTGTGGGGCGCGAACACCTACGGCCAACTGGGCGATGGAACGACGACGTCGCGCTCCGCGCCGCAGCAAGTCTCCGGACTGGGCGGCGTGGAGGGCGTGCTGGGGGCGGAGCTCCACTCGCTCGTGCTGAAGTCGGATGGCACGGTCTGGACCTGGGGCTCCAACCTGCGAGGCCAGCTGGGCGACGGGACACAGGAGCAGCGACTGCTCCCCGTGCAGGTGATGGGCTTGAGCGGCGTGGTGGCCGTGGCGGCTGGGAGTGGGCAGCACTCGGTCGCCGTGATGGCCAACGGCGACGTGTGGACGTGGGGCCACAACGTCGAAGGTCAACTGGGAGAGGGCTCCAGCGCCTACAGCGCGGTGCCGAAACGAAGCCATGCCCTGGTCGAGCGGAGCAGCGTGGCCTCGGGGCGATACCACTCGCTGGCGTTGAAGCCGGATGGCACCGTCTGGGCCTGGGGCGACAACGCCAAGGGACAAATGGGAGACGGCACCACCGCGCAGCGCCTGCTGCCCGTCCAGGTCCCGGGGCTCACGAACGTGGTGGCCGTGGCGGCGGGACATCACTCCTCGTTGGCGTTGAAGGCCGACGGCACCGTCTGGGCCTGGGGTGACAATGCCCAAGGGCAGTTGGGGAATGGGTCGACCTCCGACCGGTCGAGCCCCACGCAGGTTTCCGGCCTCGCGAGCGTCGTGTCCATCGCCGCGGGCTCGGGCCACGCGTTGGCGGTGAAGGCCGACGGCACCCTCTGGGCCTGGGGCGACAACGTCACGGGCCAGGTGGGCGATGGCTCCACCATCGACCGGGCAACCCCCACGCAGGTTCCAGGAATCACAGGGGTCGTGTCCGTCGCCGCGGGGATGTATCACTCCCTCGTGGTGAAGACGGACGGGACTGTCTGGGCATGGGGGTCCAACTACGAAGGTCAGTTGGGCGGCGGCACCGCCACCATCCGGCCTGTTCCCTCCCAGACTCCGAACCTCACCGGGGTCGCCACCGTGGCCGCGGGGCTGTATCACTCGCTGGCGATGAAGACAGACGGCACCGTCTGGGCCTGGGGATACAACCTCTATGGCCAGCTCGGCGATGGCACCACCACCACCCAGGTGGCCCCCACGCAGGTGCCGGGGTTCTCGGGCGGGGTGTCCCTGGGCGCGGGGCTCTTCCACTCCCTGGCCATCAAGACAGACGGCTCCGTCTGGACTTGGGGATACAACTTCTGGGGCCAACTGGGAGATGGCACCACGGATTCACAGACGAGCCCCACGCAAGTCATTGGCTTCGCGGGCGTCTCAGCCCTGGCCGCGGGCGAGACCCACTCGGTGGCGGTGAGGGCGGATGGAACCACCTGGGCCTGGGGCACCAATGACCGAGGCCAACTGGGCGATGGCTCCGCGCGCTGGCACTACGCACCGACGCTCTCCCGGCTCGTGGGGGCCCGAGGACTGGCGGCCGGCGACCAGTTCACCGCGGCCCGGAAATCAGACGGCACCGTCTGGACCTGGGGCGACAACGCCTACGGCCAGTTGGGGGATGGGACCACCCTCGCCACGCGGAGTCCCGCGCAGGTGCCCGGCCTCACCGGCGTGGAGGGCCTGGCCGCGGGCCAGGCGCACGTGGTGGTGGTGAAGATGGATGGCACTGTCTGGACCTGGGGGAACAACAACAAGGGCCAGTTGGGCGATGGCACCACCACCCGCCGACTGGTTCCCACCCAGGTTCCTGGCCTCACGGGCGTGGTCTCCGTCGCGGCGGGCTACGCGCACTCGCTGGCGCTGAAGGCAGACGGGACGGTGTGGGCCTGGGGCGAGAACATCTACGGACAGCTCGGGGATGGAACCACCGTCCAGCGCGTGGTGCCCACGCAGGCCCAGGGGCTCACGGGCATCCTGTCCATGGCGTCGGGCACGTATCACGGACTGGCGCGGAAGGCGGATGGCACCCTCTGGGCCTGGGGATACAACGCCCATGGTCAGCTCGGCATCGGCACCACCACCACCCGGCCGGCGCCCACGCTGGTGCCAAACCTCTCGGGCGTGGTGAGCCTGGCCGCGACCCATCAGCACTCGCTGGCGCTCAAGCCCGACGGGACGGTCTGGGCCTGGGGGTACAACTCCTATGGACAGTTGGGCGATGGCACCACGACCACCCGGCACGTGCCCACGCAGGTGCCAGGCCTCTCGAGCGTCAAGGCCGTCGGCGCTGGGTTTGAGTACTCGCTCGCGGTGAAGGCGGACGGCACCGTCTGGTCGTGGGGCATCAACGACCGGGGACAGCTCGGCAGTGGCACGGCGACCCCGCGCTCGACGCCCACGCAGGTGGCGGGATTGACCAGTGTCACGGTCCTCCTGGCCGCCAGGGCCCACGCGCTCGTCGTCTCCGCGGACGGAACGATGAGAGGCTTTGGCGACAACGAGACCGGCCAGCTTGGCACCGGAGACGCTCTGCGCAGGCTGGCTCCGAATCAAGTCTGGTGA
- a CDS encoding condensation domain-containing protein, with translation MHQVPLTHAGFNAGHVHEWRLGPPRNTLAVAPLSDKPASYNQEKHFSAAVMARQEHVAENYWIGLSFKIPGPLNVDALEAALLLFVRRHEVLRCGFEQLIAGDLRCDVMKPEEVRLVHTDVGPLASSEAVTAHVRATFNRDIDTLSWPLFVLGVVVEETQATVYMGFDHILCDGLSLVIAVEEVERDYAALAAGQRPALEVAGSYLDFGDEQRRRYSLLTANSPDLEYWRSFIAGAGDLFPRVPLDLGIESGRMYPAQNQAVRLLDDTAALTFERLCREHGTKLFMGLLAVVGMALRDISGSQTYRGFLPISERQDPRWRQSFGWFVNTLAITFPIADHMGFPEVVEGVQAGFKELIRNVDVPFVKVWELLAPQHFHLRSWPYPVNFFSFLDYRKMPGAAQFDTWQPKTIPESSHSNTGNMWFLRNSEGLFLHSIFCDIPKSVDAMTRYRAAISSTLDGLILGASRSSAVPKGNGQPAATV, from the coding sequence ATGCACCAGGTCCCCCTCACCCATGCGGGATTCAACGCCGGACATGTTCACGAATGGCGGCTCGGCCCCCCGAGAAACACCCTCGCCGTCGCGCCCCTCAGCGACAAGCCCGCGTCCTACAACCAGGAGAAGCACTTCTCGGCGGCGGTCATGGCACGGCAGGAACATGTCGCTGAGAACTATTGGATTGGCCTGTCCTTCAAGATTCCCGGCCCGCTCAACGTGGACGCCCTGGAGGCCGCGCTCCTCTTGTTCGTCAGGCGGCACGAGGTGCTGCGCTGTGGGTTCGAGCAGCTCATCGCGGGGGACCTGCGGTGCGACGTCATGAAGCCGGAGGAGGTCCGGCTCGTGCACACCGACGTGGGGCCACTCGCGTCGAGCGAAGCAGTCACGGCCCACGTCCGGGCCACGTTCAACCGGGACATCGACACGTTGTCCTGGCCTTTGTTCGTGCTGGGCGTCGTGGTCGAGGAGACACAGGCCACCGTCTACATGGGGTTCGACCACATCCTGTGTGACGGGCTCTCCCTGGTGATTGCCGTCGAGGAGGTGGAGCGGGACTACGCCGCCCTCGCGGCGGGCCAGCGGCCGGCGCTCGAGGTGGCGGGCAGCTACCTCGACTTCGGCGACGAGCAGCGCCGCCGATATTCATTGCTCACGGCGAACAGCCCCGACCTGGAGTACTGGCGGTCCTTCATCGCGGGCGCGGGTGACTTGTTCCCACGCGTCCCGCTGGACCTGGGCATTGAATCGGGTCGGATGTATCCAGCGCAGAACCAGGCCGTGCGGCTGCTCGATGATACGGCGGCGCTGACCTTCGAGCGGCTCTGCCGGGAGCACGGCACCAAGCTGTTCATGGGCCTGCTCGCGGTCGTCGGCATGGCGCTTCGGGACATCTCCGGCAGCCAGACGTACCGCGGGTTCCTGCCCATCAGCGAGCGGCAGGACCCTCGGTGGCGGCAATCCTTCGGCTGGTTCGTCAACACGCTGGCCATCACCTTCCCCATCGCCGACCACATGGGGTTCCCCGAGGTGGTCGAAGGCGTGCAGGCGGGCTTCAAGGAGCTCATCCGCAACGTCGACGTGCCCTTCGTGAAGGTCTGGGAGCTGCTGGCGCCGCAGCACTTCCACCTGCGGAGCTGGCCGTACCCGGTCAACTTCTTCTCGTTCCTCGACTACCGGAAGATGCCCGGCGCCGCCCAGTTCGACACCTGGCAGCCGAAGACCATCCCGGAGTCGTCGCACTCCAACACGGGGAACATGTGGTTCCTCCGAAACTCGGAGGGACTCTTCCTCCACTCGATTTTCTGCGACATCCCCAAGAGCGTCGACGCCATGACCCGGTATCGCGCCGCCATCTCGTCCACGCTCGATGGACTCATCCTCGGTGCGTCTCGCTCCAGCGCCGTCCCCAAGGGGAATGGCCAGCCGGCGGCGACCGTCTAG
- a CDS encoding DapH/DapD/GlmU-related protein produces MPLEPLMRIHSPESLARGEREFSPEFLAMSQRVLRATELTSRLNVLPFEDEEGKAALFEKIFGRPLPKRVTIYPPFYTDHGLRLELAERVFINQGCTFLDYAGIRLGAGVMIGPKATFITMSHPVDPGERRLYLTGAPIEVEENVWIGAGATILPGVRIGRDAVIAAGAVVADDVPAASLVAGPKAAVLRQW; encoded by the coding sequence ATGCCCCTCGAGCCCCTCATGCGCATCCACAGCCCCGAGTCCCTCGCGCGCGGAGAGCGGGAGTTCAGCCCCGAGTTCCTGGCGATGAGCCAGCGGGTGCTGCGCGCCACCGAGCTGACGTCGCGCCTCAACGTCCTGCCCTTCGAGGATGAGGAGGGAAAGGCGGCGCTGTTCGAGAAGATTTTCGGCCGGCCGCTCCCGAAGCGGGTGACCATCTATCCGCCCTTCTACACGGACCACGGCCTCCGGCTGGAGCTCGCCGAGCGCGTGTTCATCAATCAGGGCTGCACGTTCCTCGACTACGCCGGCATCCGGCTGGGCGCGGGGGTGATGATCGGCCCGAAGGCCACGTTCATCACCATGAGCCATCCCGTCGACCCGGGCGAGCGCCGGCTGTACCTCACCGGTGCTCCCATCGAGGTGGAGGAGAACGTGTGGATTGGCGCGGGCGCGACCATCCTCCCCGGAGTCCGCATCGGCCGTGACGCCGTCATCGCGGCCGGAGCGGTCGTCGCCGACGACGTGCCCGCGGCGAGCCTGGTGGCGGGCCCCAAGGCCGCTGTCCTCCGACAGTGGTGA
- a CDS encoding YciI family protein, producing the protein MAYMLLVMEDGKRKRSRTPEEGRREMERMGGFVEDLKARGLWRGSDSLRSITEGVRVQVRGGQSTFLDGPFAESKEIVGGYVAFDCASREEALAIARQCPAAEWSTVELREIGVCYED; encoded by the coding sequence ATGGCGTACATGTTGTTGGTCATGGAGGATGGCAAGCGCAAGAGGAGCCGGACGCCGGAGGAAGGGCGTCGCGAGATGGAGCGGATGGGCGGCTTCGTCGAGGACCTCAAGGCCCGTGGCCTCTGGAGGGGGAGCGACTCGCTCCGGTCCATCACGGAAGGAGTGCGAGTCCAGGTCCGAGGCGGCCAGAGCACCTTCCTCGATGGCCCGTTCGCCGAATCCAAGGAGATTGTCGGCGGCTACGTCGCCTTCGACTGTGCGTCCCGGGAAGAGGCGCTCGCGATTGCCCGCCAGTGCCCCGCGGCCGAGTGGTCGACCGTCGAGCTGCGCGAAATCGGCGTCTGCTACGAGGACTGA
- a CDS encoding ABC transporter permease encodes MVETLWQDLRYGTRILVRSPGFTAAILLTLALGIGANTAIFSVIHGVLLRPLPYAEGERLIHLEQPVARVELENAGFSPPELEDYRQRLTRIQGLVEYHSMPFNIVGHGEPRRVQTAVVSSGFFDTLGVRPLLGRTFLPEEEKPGAAPVLILSHAYWQGAYGADPAIVGKTFTMNGRTHTVIGVLPPVPQYPAENDVYMPVSACPFRSAEDWTHTRTSRGLTVLGRLAPGVSMEEARAELAMVASSLHQAHPNDYPSTEGFSATASRIQDRLVARARPTLMLLFATALFLLLVVCANVANLTLARLARREHELAVRAAVGAGRGRLVRQLLTEHLLLSLLGGLLGLVVAVAGMELLVSFVARYTSRAVEVSVGVPMLLINLGLSLGTGLVLSLLPALPSRTVFGSGRIQGTSRVSPRLRGFFIVAQVALSCVLLVGAGLMLRSMARLHRVDPGFDPENVLTARVDLGWDRYREDDKVRAFAEQLVPRLEGLPGVSAVGLANDLPLGGKSPWTSTLKVEGQEVLPGQVRPKTDLRSATVGYFRALGVPLVKGRLFEAGDGPGTAPVVVVNQAFVRAYLAREEPVGRRISFDDGKNWATVVGVVGDVRERGLGEEPPREVYLPFALQPLRDVRMLVRTEGVPMALAPRLRELVHELDSEQPVTDVRPLSSLRQESLAAPRLVTLLLGFVAVLALVLTCTGLSGVVAFSVSQRVRELGIRLALGAEPSSVLGLVLRQGMVLVLAGLVMGTVGAFGLSSLMKGLLFGVEPADPVTLIGVVLLLGGTGAVACLIPALRAARVDPAIALRST; translated from the coding sequence ATGGTCGAGACGCTCTGGCAGGACCTCCGCTACGGCACACGCATCCTCGTCCGCAGCCCCGGTTTCACCGCGGCCATTCTGTTGACGCTGGCGCTCGGCATTGGCGCGAACACCGCCATCTTCAGCGTCATCCATGGCGTGCTGTTGCGGCCCCTCCCCTATGCGGAGGGGGAGCGGCTGATACATCTCGAACAGCCCGTGGCGCGAGTGGAGCTCGAGAACGCGGGCTTCTCTCCGCCCGAGCTCGAGGACTACCGGCAGCGCCTCACGCGCATCCAGGGGCTGGTCGAGTACCACTCCATGCCCTTCAACATCGTGGGGCACGGCGAGCCACGGCGCGTCCAGACGGCCGTGGTGTCCTCTGGCTTCTTCGACACGTTGGGGGTCCGCCCGCTGCTCGGACGGACGTTCCTGCCCGAGGAGGAGAAGCCCGGAGCGGCGCCGGTGTTGATTCTCAGCCATGCGTACTGGCAGGGCGCGTATGGCGCGGACCCCGCCATCGTGGGGAAGACCTTCACGATGAACGGACGCACGCACACCGTCATCGGAGTGCTGCCTCCCGTGCCGCAGTATCCCGCGGAGAACGACGTGTACATGCCCGTCTCCGCCTGTCCGTTCCGCTCGGCGGAGGACTGGACGCACACCCGCACCAGCCGAGGGCTCACCGTCCTCGGGCGGCTCGCGCCCGGCGTGTCGATGGAGGAGGCTCGCGCGGAGCTGGCGATGGTGGCGTCCAGCCTTCATCAGGCCCATCCCAACGACTACCCCTCCACCGAGGGGTTCTCCGCCACCGCGTCGCGCATCCAGGACAGGCTCGTGGCCCGTGCGCGCCCGACCCTGATGCTCCTGTTCGCCACGGCCCTCTTCTTGTTGCTCGTCGTGTGCGCCAACGTCGCCAACCTCACCCTGGCGCGGCTGGCGCGCCGTGAGCACGAGCTCGCGGTCCGTGCCGCGGTGGGTGCGGGCCGGGGGCGGCTGGTCAGACAGTTGCTGACGGAGCACCTGCTGCTGTCGTTGCTGGGGGGACTGCTGGGACTCGTGGTGGCGGTCGCGGGGATGGAGCTGCTCGTGTCCTTCGTGGCGCGATACACCTCGCGCGCGGTGGAGGTGAGCGTGGGCGTCCCCATGCTGCTCATCAACCTCGGCTTGTCGCTCGGCACGGGGCTGGTGCTCTCGCTGTTGCCCGCGCTTCCCTCGCGCACGGTGTTCGGCTCGGGGCGCATCCAGGGGACCTCACGGGTGAGCCCGCGCCTGCGAGGCTTCTTCATCGTCGCGCAGGTGGCCCTCTCGTGCGTGCTGCTGGTGGGCGCGGGGTTGATGTTGCGCAGCATGGCGCGGCTTCACCGCGTGGACCCGGGGTTCGACCCGGAGAACGTGCTCACCGCGCGGGTGGACCTCGGGTGGGACCGGTATCGCGAGGACGACAAGGTCCGTGCGTTCGCCGAGCAACTGGTGCCCCGACTGGAGGGACTGCCTGGCGTGTCCGCGGTCGGGCTCGCCAATGACCTGCCACTCGGTGGCAAGAGCCCCTGGACGAGTACGCTCAAGGTCGAAGGCCAGGAGGTCCTCCCCGGCCAGGTGCGCCCCAAGACGGACCTGCGCAGCGCGACTGTGGGCTACTTCCGCGCGCTCGGGGTGCCCCTGGTGAAGGGCCGTCTCTTCGAGGCAGGAGACGGGCCAGGGACAGCGCCCGTCGTGGTGGTGAATCAGGCCTTCGTGCGCGCGTACCTCGCGCGAGAGGAGCCCGTGGGGCGGCGCATCTCGTTCGATGACGGGAAGAACTGGGCGACGGTGGTGGGCGTGGTGGGGGACGTGCGGGAACGAGGGCTCGGAGAGGAGCCGCCGCGCGAGGTGTATCTCCCCTTCGCGTTGCAACCCCTTCGCGACGTGCGGATGCTCGTGCGCACCGAGGGCGTCCCCATGGCGCTCGCGCCACGGCTGCGCGAGCTGGTGCATGAGCTGGACTCCGAGCAGCCCGTCACCGACGTGCGCCCGCTCTCGAGCCTGCGCCAGGAGTCACTCGCCGCGCCACGGCTGGTGACGCTCCTCCTCGGCTTCGTCGCGGTGCTCGCGCTGGTGCTGACCTGCACGGGACTGTCGGGCGTGGTGGCCTTCTCCGTGAGCCAGCGGGTGCGCGAGCTCGGCATCCGCCTGGCACTCGGCGCCGAGCCTTCGAGCGTGCTCGGCCTGGTGCTGCGACAGGGCATGGTCCTGGTGCTCGCCGGGCTCGTGATGGGAACCGTGGGGGCGTTCGGCCTGTCGTCGCTGATGAAGGGGCTGCTGTTCGGCGTGGAGCCGGCGGACCCCGTGACGCTCATCGGGGTGGTGCTGCTGCTCGGAGGCACGGGCGCGGTGGCGTGCCTGATTCCCGCCCTGCGCGCCGCGAGGGTGGACCCGGCCATCGCGCTGCGGAGCACTTGA
- a CDS encoding GlxA family transcriptional regulator, with amino-acid sequence MRRREGHMGAAMQRVGFLGYEGVEAMDLVGPMEAFAKVQSGGQRRYDVVMVGLHRGEFRSESGLVFKPHLRLDDAQGLDTLLISGGAGLRRPDTNAQVVRWLQAHGHTVRRVVSVCTGIYALAASGLLDGRRATTHWQFAQDVAARFPKVRLEPDALFIKDGTFYTSAGITAGIDLALALIEEDHGPRAALTVAREMVMYLKRPGGQAQYSEPLRFQEESGGRFGDLTSWMLVNLAGDLSVEALAQRACLSPRHFARQFRTAFGQTPAAYVEQLRMEEARRRLVEGDSGVERVAFAVGFQSADVFRRAFERRFGVAPSTYRRGFGAREEHAPAPHRAPRRVAR; translated from the coding sequence ATGCGGCGCCGAGAGGGACACATGGGCGCGGCGATGCAACGCGTGGGATTTCTCGGGTACGAGGGCGTGGAGGCCATGGACCTCGTCGGGCCCATGGAGGCGTTCGCGAAGGTCCAGAGCGGTGGGCAGCGCCGCTATGACGTGGTGATGGTGGGGCTGCACCGGGGTGAGTTCCGGTCCGAGTCGGGGCTCGTCTTCAAGCCGCACCTCCGGCTGGATGACGCCCAGGGGCTGGATACGCTGCTCATCTCCGGAGGGGCGGGCCTGCGACGGCCCGACACGAACGCCCAGGTGGTGCGCTGGCTCCAGGCCCATGGACACACGGTGCGGCGTGTCGTCTCCGTCTGCACGGGCATCTATGCCCTCGCGGCGTCGGGGCTCCTCGATGGCCGGCGAGCGACCACCCACTGGCAGTTCGCACAGGACGTCGCGGCGCGCTTTCCGAAAGTCCGCCTCGAGCCGGACGCGCTGTTCATCAAGGACGGCACCTTCTACACGTCCGCGGGAATCACCGCGGGCATCGACCTGGCGCTCGCGCTCATCGAAGAGGACCACGGCCCGCGCGCGGCGCTCACCGTCGCCCGAGAGATGGTGATGTACCTCAAGCGCCCGGGAGGACAGGCCCAGTACTCCGAACCCCTGCGCTTCCAGGAGGAGAGCGGTGGGCGCTTTGGAGACCTGACCAGTTGGATGCTGGTCAACCTCGCGGGGGACCTCTCCGTCGAGGCACTGGCGCAGCGGGCCTGCCTCAGCCCCCGACACTTCGCGCGTCAGTTCCGGACCGCGTTCGGCCAGACACCGGCCGCCTACGTGGAGCAGCTCCGGATGGAGGAGGCGCGTCGCAGGCTGGTGGAGGGAGACAGCGGCGTCGAACGGGTGGCGTTCGCCGTGGGGTTCCAGAGCGCGGATGTCTTCCGCCGGGCCTTCGAGCGCCGCTTCGGCGTGGCTCCCAGCACGTACCGGCGAGGCTTCGGCGCACGCGAGGAGCATGCGCCGGCCCCCCACCGCGCCCCACGACGCGTGGCTCGCTGA